A window of Bradyrhizobium sp. AZCC 1719 genomic DNA:
GAGCAGCATCGCCGCGCCGAAGGCAAAAACCGCGTCCGGATTCTAGCGCTTTAGGCTAAAAGCGGCGCGGAAACGGAATATTACGGATGCCTGATCTCGATTTTCGCGCCCCGCGCCTGTTCGTCGACGCCCCCTTGCGGGAGGGCGAAAGAATCGCGCTGGAGCGCAACCAGAGCAATTATCTGGGCAACGTGCTGCGGCTCTCGGCCGGCGAAACCATTTTGGTGTTCAACGGCCGCGACGGCGAATGGCAGGCGGCAATCGAGGGCCGCAAGCGGCCCGACGGCTTGAGCATCGTCGCGCAGACGCGGCCGCAGGACCGCCTGCCCGACATTGCCTATGTCTTTGCGCCGCTGAAACACGCTCGCCTCGACTACATGGTGCAGAAGGCGGTCGAGATGGGTGCCTCAAGCCTGCAGCCGGTGCTGACGCGGCACACCCAGGTCTCGCGGGTGAACGGCGAGCGGATGCGCGCCAACGTCATCGAGGCCGCCGAGCAATGCGGAATCCTGAGCCTTGCGCAGGTCGCCGAGCCGATCGCGCTGGACCGATTTCTCGACAAGCGCCAAGCCAGCCGCCTGCTGGTGTTCTGCGACGAGGCGAGCGACGTCGGCGGTCCCGTGCAAGCGCTGCAGGCGGCGCAGGCCGCGAGCTCCGGCATCGACGTATTGATCGGGCCGGAGGGCGGCTTTGCCGGAGAGGAGCGTGAGCTTCTGTTGCGGCAGCCGAGCATCCTCAGGCTGTCGTTGGGCCCACGGATTCTGCGGGCCGATACGGCAGCCGTGGCCGCACTGGCGCTGGTGCAGGCGGCTCTGGGTGATTGGCGGAACTGAAGGCTGGCTCAGTGCCGGTCAGTCGCCGGACAAATCCAGTTCTCCCAGATTGCGCGCGGCATCAACGATGCGCACACCGCCTTTCGTGATCTCGTAAAGCGCCAGCCAGCGCACAATGACTAGCATCCGGGCACCCGCGGCGATGTCGGGACGAGGCGGCCCGGACTCGGGAAATTCCGCGAGCTGACGGCACCGCGCTTCAATACGATCAATCCAATGGTCAGCGGTCGCCAAGCCTTTGTCGGCCGCAATGTGAATCCAGATTTCGAGAAGATCACGCTCCGCGAGCTGAGAAAGGCGAACCTCTCCCAAGTTATCTGCCCGCCGCCTTCAACAGCGCCCGGCCTTGCGCCTTGATATCAGCGAAATCGGCGGGGCCAGCGTCGCCGCTTGCCTGGCCTGCCGCCCACGCATTGCGCAGGAAAGCCAACCGGGCTTCCTCCGTCTGCTCCATGATCCGCAGCGCCTCGCGCACGACCTCGCTTGCCGAGGTGTAACGGCCACTTGAAACCTTGGCTTTGACAAATTCGCTCAGTTCGTCGGTCAGCGAAACATTCATATTCATGGCGGGACCTCTCCTCCACTCATTATGGGCGTGAGCACAGACTTTAGCAATCTTTGTCATCAGCTATGCGGTTCGTTGTCCTGACCCGCCTGGCCAGCCCAAGCCACCCCCATTAATTCAGTTGGCCAATCCCTGTCGAAACGCCGCCCCGGGCATGCTAAGGCCTGCGCCAATGAGCCGCCCGGACACCGGGGGAGGCCTCAAACGAACCTGGAACCCGGTTTTTCCGGATATTTGGACGCAGAATGACCGCGACCGCTGCCGTCAGAGGTGCTGCCGGGTCCGCCGCCTGGGCGGACGCGCTGCTATTGTCGTTTGCACAAGGCGGCTACATCCAGGCTCACCCTGATATCCTGCAGCCGGCGGAGCCGTTTCTTGACCTCTCCGGCGAGGACATCCGCAAGAGCCTTTATCTCACGACCGACGCCTCCGGCGAGGAACTCTGCCTGCGCCCTGACCTCACCATTCCGGTGGCGCGCGATTACCTCGCCTCGGAACGCGCCGGCCAGCCGGCGGGCTTCAGCTATCTCGGGCCGGTGTTCCGCTATCGCGGCGG
This region includes:
- a CDS encoding type II toxin-antitoxin system RelE/ParE family toxin, which translates into the protein MGEVRLSQLAERDLLEIWIHIAADKGLATADHWIDRIEARCRQLAEFPESGPPRPDIAAGARMLVIVRWLALYEITKGGVRIVDAARNLGELDLSGD
- a CDS encoding 16S rRNA (uracil(1498)-N(3))-methyltransferase → MPDLDFRAPRLFVDAPLREGERIALERNQSNYLGNVLRLSAGETILVFNGRDGEWQAAIEGRKRPDGLSIVAQTRPQDRLPDIAYVFAPLKHARLDYMVQKAVEMGASSLQPVLTRHTQVSRVNGERMRANVIEAAEQCGILSLAQVAEPIALDRFLDKRQASRLLVFCDEASDVGGPVQALQAAQAASSGIDVLIGPEGGFAGEERELLLRQPSILRLSLGPRILRADTAAVAALALVQAALGDWRN
- a CDS encoding type II toxin-antitoxin system ParD family antitoxin, with product MNMNVSLTDELSEFVKAKVSSGRYTSASEVVREALRIMEQTEEARLAFLRNAWAAGQASGDAGPADFADIKAQGRALLKAAGR